The Seleniivibrio woodruffii genome window below encodes:
- a CDS encoding aminotransferase class I/II-fold pyridoxal phosphate-dependent enzyme has translation MNPLAKELNEQIAKDSPIVLEMLSDLGKNLFMPKGIITQSAEAKEKAHKFNVTIGIATDKKGPMYLDSVYKYFNDMSAPDLFTYAPSSGKPELRKRWAEKILKDNPTLAGKQISNPVVTNALTHGLKLMGDMFLERGDTLVLPDKFWGNYRLTFVTIGGAEIATFATFNDKGGFNVEAMLEKCRETARIKGKVVVILNFPNNPSGYAPTVSEAHAIADGLVEIAEAGSKVVVITDDAYFGLFYEDDVYPESVFSLLVGRSKNLLPVKLDGATKEHFVWGFRVGFVTFGATAGGDQSGMMAALEKKLTGLIRGTISNCPHPSQSIVLKALNDPKFDEQRAEKVKIMKGRALSFKKVLADNNFSDEFVPYPFNSGYFMCLKLKNVDAEELRIYLLNQYGIGTISASSTDLRLAFSCLDEADTPELFKYIYQACKELHK, from the coding sequence ATGAATCCATTAGCCAAAGAGCTTAATGAACAAATTGCAAAAGACAGCCCCATAGTATTGGAGATGCTCTCCGATCTGGGCAAAAACCTTTTCATGCCCAAAGGTATCATCACGCAGTCCGCAGAAGCAAAGGAGAAAGCCCACAAGTTCAACGTGACGATCGGTATCGCTACGGACAAAAAAGGCCCCATGTATCTGGACAGCGTTTACAAATATTTCAACGATATGTCCGCTCCCGATCTTTTCACCTATGCCCCTTCGTCCGGCAAGCCCGAACTGAGAAAAAGATGGGCGGAAAAGATACTTAAGGACAACCCCACTCTGGCCGGAAAGCAGATAAGCAACCCCGTTGTCACAAATGCGCTGACACACGGTCTTAAGCTGATGGGTGATATGTTCCTTGAGAGGGGCGACACCCTCGTTCTGCCCGACAAGTTCTGGGGCAACTACCGTCTCACCTTCGTCACCATCGGCGGAGCTGAAATAGCAACTTTCGCAACATTCAACGATAAAGGCGGCTTCAACGTTGAGGCTATGCTTGAAAAATGCAGAGAGACAGCACGCATCAAGGGCAAAGTTGTGGTTATCCTCAACTTCCCCAACAACCCCTCAGGCTACGCACCCACTGTCAGCGAGGCACACGCCATCGCCGACGGACTTGTGGAAATAGCTGAAGCGGGCTCAAAAGTTGTTGTTATCACCGATGACGCATACTTCGGCCTGTTCTATGAGGACGATGTTTACCCCGAATCAGTGTTCAGCCTTCTTGTGGGCCGCAGCAAAAACCTGCTCCCCGTTAAACTGGACGGCGCAACGAAAGAACACTTCGTATGGGGTTTCCGTGTGGGCTTCGTAACCTTCGGCGCAACCGCAGGCGGCGACCAGTCCGGCATGATGGCCGCTCTGGAGAAAAAACTCACCGGACTTATCAGAGGAACCATCTCTAACTGCCCGCACCCCTCTCAGTCCATCGTGCTGAAGGCGCTGAACGATCCCAAGTTCGACGAACAGCGTGCAGAGAAGGTCAAAATAATGAAAGGCCGTGCACTGAGCTTCAAAAAAGTTCTGGCCGACAATAACTTCTCTGATGAATTTGTCCCCTATCCCTTCAACTCAGGCTACTTTATGTGCCTTAAGCTGAAGAACGTTGACGCAGAGGAACTCCGCATTTACCTGCTGAACCAGTACGGCATCGGAACCATCTCCGCAAGCAGCACAGACCTGCGCCTTGCGTTCTCATGCCTTGACGAAGCGGACACTCCCGAGCTGTTCAAATATATTTATCAGGCCTGCAAAGAGCTTCATAAATAA
- a CDS encoding helix-turn-helix domain-containing protein: MDKPMNVEEVAIYLHKAVSTIYQMTHKKQIPHIKEGGNLLFDRDDINNWLASKKVPVRKC; encoded by the coding sequence ATGGATAAACCTATGAATGTAGAGGAAGTGGCAATATACCTGCACAAAGCTGTTAGCACCATTTATCAAATGACACACAAAAAGCAAATTCCACATATCAAGGAAGGCGGCAACCTTTTATTTGACAGAGATGACATTAATAATTGGCTCGCAAGTAAAAAAGTACCTGTTAGGAAATGCTAA
- a CDS encoding calcium-binding protein — protein sequence MIISGAGNSQNYSFLNIQQTTSERTPATSATDKYTPSTTNTSNNYNMFGNLHKNTFNSLAGASSFMDTIRVVLDNLENTALTTRDIVEAAAESEEFQKEGSWLLKTEDGRTLISGAKNAYYNDGNGSGNVSIVGSENVVYDAGEGNNKTAIYGSRRVVSVSGNGNDTYNMWYTSSAIIDSGGGNDKIYIESSENAYIESGNGDDSIKAALTANAKINSGSGNDKIGVVHSSDVNASAGDGNDQIEIFNSSNVNISAGGGNDKIEIAYSSNVNISAGDGDDTVEIENSWRDQSSTIVDAGKGNDTIIIKSGSGSIILNGGDGDDFIRSNTSVIVDGGNGNDEISASGLISGGDGDDVITGSGIISGDEGDDTIDASGIISGGTGNDYITLRSSFDNTASTIHYQKGDGNDIINTRGEDTIVDMNTLSINDVEISQYINEDTGLEEMKITMKDGSGSMTFASDKHLAEMHANAVAVGKQMGWTPTKESISFLPSQIIFKDANLMRES from the coding sequence ATGATAATTTCAGGCGCAGGCAACAGCCAGAACTACAGCTTTCTTAACATACAGCAGACGACCTCTGAAAGAACGCCTGCAACATCAGCTACAGACAAATATACACCTTCAACCACCAATACTTCAAACAACTACAACATGTTCGGCAACCTACATAAAAACACATTCAATTCCTTAGCAGGTGCAAGCAGCTTCATGGATACAATCCGGGTCGTGCTCGACAACTTGGAGAATACAGCTTTAACAACCAGAGATATAGTTGAGGCCGCAGCAGAATCAGAAGAATTTCAGAAAGAAGGTTCATGGCTTTTGAAAACTGAAGATGGAAGGACACTTATTTCAGGTGCCAAAAATGCTTATTACAACGATGGAAATGGCAGCGGTAACGTCAGTATCGTAGGAAGCGAAAACGTTGTTTATGATGCTGGGGAAGGAAATAATAAGACAGCGATTTATGGAAGCCGAAGAGTTGTTTCCGTCAGTGGGAACGGGAACGACACATATAATATGTGGTACACCAGCTCTGCAATAATAGACAGCGGTGGCGGAAACGACAAGATTTACATTGAATCCTCAGAAAACGCATATATTGAAAGCGGGAACGGGGATGACAGCATTAAAGCAGCATTAACAGCAAATGCTAAAATAAACAGCGGATCCGGAAATGACAAAATTGGAGTAGTGCACTCATCAGATGTCAATGCTTCTGCCGGAGACGGTAATGATCAAATTGAAATATTTAATTCATCGAATGTCAATATTTCTGCCGGAGGTGGTAATGACAAAATTGAAATTGCATATTCATCAAATGTCAACATTTCTGCAGGGGACGGGGATGATACTGTAGAAATCGAAAACAGTTGGCGGGATCAATCTTCCACCATTGTGGATGCCGGCAAAGGGAATGATACAATAATAATAAAGTCAGGCTCTGGATCGATAATACTCAACGGCGGCGATGGGGATGATTTCATACGCTCAAACACATCAGTAATTGTGGATGGCGGAAATGGTAATGATGAAATATCTGCATCAGGTCTCATAAGCGGTGGAGACGGCGATGATGTAATTACTGGAAGTGGAATTATTAGCGGTGATGAAGGGGATGATACAATAGATGCAAGTGGTATCATTTCCGGAGGAACCGGAAACGACTATATTACATTACGCTCATCTTTTGATAATACTGCAAGTACAATTCATTACCAAAAAGGCGATGGTAACGATATTATCAATACTCGAGGGGAAGATACTATTGTAGACATGAATACGCTGTCAATCAATGATGTTGAGATATCACAGTACATCAATGAGGATACCGGACTTGAGGAAATGAAAATAACCATGAAAGACGGAAGCGGTAGTATGACGTTTGCATCAGATAAACATCTCGCAGAAATGCACGCAAACGCCGTGGCAGTCGGCAAACAAATGGGCTGGACACCAACTAAAGAATCAATCAGCTTTCTTCCATCTCAGATTATATTTAAAGATGCCAACCTCATGAGAGAATCGTGA
- a CDS encoding DUF6932 family protein, with the protein MIPNFNSNYLLPEGIHECSGLEFIDFFCFNDYRESFRKSIADIFDWATESGAIFIIFGGSFVTKAHEPNDIDCLIVFRDDTNLPRRNEMLTIDAMKIDIQVCSIKYPNVIDSFLHLFMTKASGEKVGVIQVNLTSTNKTWEIKHYPSDIEYEIIQRAYIGRHFIDHYDSNGVIVTIHGLMTDAKWNNDLAPLISSKNWIFAPYSYTEDNGIDLLRNKKKRDKVVDEFREWLFALNGIYKKPISIIAHSFGTYIIAAYISGFKDTPPVSLNCLILTGSIITTNFDWNIYRGTHVARVLNEKSPKDEYVKWMPTIDWLTKDALFGTSGVDGFIHKSEILLETDNNIFKHNNVIKKDVIEGYWLPYLYLNKDIWYTEFIKNRKRNKQDI; encoded by the coding sequence ATGATTCCAAATTTTAATTCTAATTATTTATTGCCAGAAGGTATTCATGAATGCTCTGGACTAGAGTTTATTGATTTCTTTTGTTTTAATGATTACAGAGAAAGCTTTAGAAAGTCGATCGCTGATATTTTTGATTGGGCTACAGAATCAGGTGCCATATTTATTATTTTTGGCGGCTCTTTTGTAACGAAGGCTCATGAACCAAATGATATTGACTGTTTAATTGTTTTTCGTGACGATACAAATTTGCCTCGTAGAAATGAAATGCTAACAATAGATGCGATGAAGATTGATATACAGGTATGTTCTATAAAATACCCTAATGTTATAGATAGTTTTCTTCATTTATTTATGACGAAAGCTTCTGGTGAAAAAGTTGGTGTTATACAGGTCAATCTTACTTCAACAAATAAAACATGGGAAATAAAGCATTATCCTTCTGACATTGAATATGAGATTATTCAACGGGCATATATAGGTAGGCATTTTATAGATCATTATGATTCCAATGGTGTCATTGTAACTATTCATGGTTTGATGACTGATGCCAAATGGAATAATGATCTTGCGCCGCTTATTTCATCTAAAAATTGGATCTTTGCCCCATATAGTTATACTGAAGATAATGGTATTGATTTACTCAGAAATAAAAAGAAAAGAGATAAAGTGGTTGATGAGTTTCGGGAATGGTTGTTTGCTCTTAATGGAATCTATAAAAAACCAATTTCAATAATAGCTCACTCATTTGGTACATATATTATTGCTGCTTATATTAGTGGCTTTAAAGATACTCCTCCAGTGTCACTGAATTGTTTAATATTAACAGGTAGTATCATAACGACAAATTTTGATTGGAATATTTATCGAGGTACACATGTTGCAAGGGTTTTAAATGAAAAATCTCCCAAGGATGAGTATGTTAAATGGATGCCTACAATTGATTGGTTGACAAAAGATGCGCTTTTTGGAACTTCAGGCGTTGATGGGTTTATTCATAAGTCAGAAATTCTTTTAGAAACAGATAATAATATTTTCAAACACAACAATGTGATCAAAAAAGATGTCATAGAAGGATATTGGCTTCCGTATCTTTATTTGAATAAAGATATTTGGTATACTGAATTCATTAAGAATCGTAAAAGAAATAAACAGGATATATAA
- a CDS encoding RNA-binding domain-containing protein has translation MISDIGIIKSLVENGEGLTVEFKESRISLNKDVYDTVCAFLNRHGGTILLGVDDNKNIVGVDKDCVQAIKETFVTTVNNPQKINPPTYLSVDPVEIDGKTVLHIYVPESSQVHRCGAKIFDRNEDGDLDITNNTDMVSRLYQRKQSSYSENKIFPYTGLEDIELSLLAKCRKTATIRRGDHPWKDMDDMDLLQSAQLYQIDRETGKSGLTLAGILLLGKHASVLSAVPHHRTDLILRKVNLDRYDDRDLVEVNLVESYDRILAFIAKHLPDPFYLEGTTNISLRDTIFREVASNILIHREYMNAFPAKLIIEKGLVRTENSNRPHGMGIINPASFTPYPKNPVIARFFRQIGLADELGSGVRNLMKYGKAYGGENPELIEGDIFKIIIKVPEFGGGKDSGDSAGQGTKLALSRHQVKILEMCLTESSISDLMSIEGRSDRTKFRNQVLKPLITAGLLEMTEPDKPTSSKQKYRATEKGKERLTTYRY, from the coding sequence ATGATTTCTGACATCGGTATAATTAAAAGCCTTGTCGAGAATGGCGAAGGCTTGACTGTCGAGTTTAAAGAATCAAGAATAAGTCTGAACAAAGATGTGTATGACACAGTCTGTGCTTTTCTAAATCGCCATGGTGGAACGATACTTCTTGGCGTGGATGATAATAAGAATATTGTCGGCGTTGACAAGGATTGTGTCCAGGCAATCAAAGAAACTTTTGTTACTACAGTTAATAATCCCCAGAAGATAAATCCTCCAACATACCTTTCGGTTGATCCGGTTGAAATTGACGGCAAAACTGTACTTCACATATATGTTCCGGAAAGTTCTCAGGTACACAGGTGCGGAGCAAAAATATTTGACCGTAACGAAGATGGTGATCTGGACATTACAAACAATACTGACATGGTTTCCAGACTTTATCAACGTAAGCAGTCGTCTTATAGCGAAAACAAAATATTTCCATATACGGGGCTTGAGGATATTGAACTCAGCTTACTGGCAAAATGCCGTAAAACAGCTACTATCCGAAGAGGTGATCATCCTTGGAAAGATATGGACGATATGGATCTTCTGCAAAGTGCACAGTTATACCAGATCGACAGAGAGACAGGAAAAAGCGGGCTGACTCTTGCTGGGATATTATTGCTCGGAAAACATGCTTCTGTCTTGTCTGCCGTGCCGCATCACCGCACAGACCTGATACTCCGAAAAGTAAACTTAGACAGATACGATGACAGAGACCTTGTTGAAGTAAATCTTGTAGAAAGCTATGACAGGATTCTGGCTTTTATCGCAAAGCATCTCCCCGATCCGTTTTATCTCGAAGGTACAACAAACATCAGTCTCAGGGATACTATATTTCGAGAGGTGGCTTCAAACATTCTGATTCACAGGGAATATATGAATGCGTTTCCGGCAAAGTTGATCATTGAGAAAGGGCTGGTTCGCACCGAGAACAGCAACAGACCACATGGAATGGGCATAATCAATCCTGCATCTTTTACTCCTTATCCGAAAAATCCAGTTATCGCACGGTTCTTCAGGCAGATTGGTTTGGCTGATGAGCTTGGTTCCGGTGTTCGCAACCTTATGAAATATGGCAAAGCTTACGGCGGTGAGAATCCTGAGCTTATAGAAGGAGATATTTTCAAGATAATTATCAAAGTGCCTGAGTTTGGCGGTGGCAAAGATTCTGGAGATAGTGCCGGACAAGGCACTAAGCTGGCACTAAGTCGGCACCAAGTTAAAATATTAGAAATGTGTTTAACTGAAAGTAGTATATCAGATTTAATGTCTATTGAAGGTAGATCTGACAGAACTAAGTTTAGGAACCAAGTGCTTAAGCCTCTTATTACAGCAGGTCTACTTGAAATGACTGAACCGGATAAGCCAACAAGTAGTAAACAGAAGTATCGTGCCACAGAGAAAGGAAAGGAACGATTAACCACTTATAGATACTAG
- a CDS encoding ferritin family protein, which produces MSQSMQKALKTAYEAEKEGLRSYLKFAKETTVASGKNMFLQLALDEVDHMDMIEKYMDNLLAGKKFEPVKVPKARISEFMPKVSDASRTKTEKSTVSDETALKIALAHEEKACAFYKEEAEKTEDAELKAFFLKLSEVEMKHRDIIQAELDFMAQDGFWFDAMEFSLEK; this is translated from the coding sequence ATGAGCCAGTCTATGCAGAAAGCCCTGAAAACAGCCTATGAGGCCGAAAAAGAAGGCCTTAGGAGCTACCTTAAGTTTGCAAAGGAGACAACTGTTGCCAGCGGAAAGAACATGTTTCTCCAGCTTGCTCTGGACGAAGTTGACCACATGGACATGATCGAAAAGTACATGGACAACCTTCTGGCCGGAAAAAAGTTTGAGCCGGTTAAAGTGCCCAAGGCCAGAATCTCCGAGTTTATGCCCAAAGTTTCCGATGCATCCAGAACGAAAACAGAGAAATCCACCGTCAGCGATGAGACCGCTCTCAAGATAGCTCTGGCTCACGAAGAAAAGGCCTGCGCCTTCTATAAAGAAGAGGCGGAGAAGACTGAAGATGCTGAGCTGAAAGCATTTTTCCTTAAGCTGTCCGAGGTCGAGATGAAACACAGAGACATCATTCAGGCAGAGCTTGACTTCATGGCTCAGGACGGATTCTGGTTTGATGCAATGGAATTTTCCCTCGAAAAATAA
- the mobF gene encoding MobF family relaxase, translating to MSLARSISASNAEKYYYEKDPLLSKEPEGNSKWQGQGAEKLGLNGQVSKDTFVKILDGRHPETGQRLVALGVNGEHRAGIDFVFSPPKSVSIYALHGGHAEILKAHQEAVRDTIKHIETIVTSRSTENGQTKYQNTSNVVAATFMHSTSRANDPQLHTHAIIMNMTESNGEWKAVSNESLFISQNIINQVYQNHLAQNIVELGYSIDRRGSSFEISGFKQEWIDQFSKRSDEVTKYLNENIDKLREQYPEASEQKLKDLAILASRDEKDKSITSAELKDLWESQVSRDSIEQAVCNSIEQQLQSYTLEKTADLITENQNTFTKELFAETYLKLNVGSRTIEDFKIELQKSLSNEQIQKVGEVPTRIGARTINLPQAIYTTANVIETEKAILNTIENQKSIKSYMTAELVSQYLENTSLTAGQQQLVEHIATTDKRFSFIQGDAGTGKTYALDMVASILQQESEVKIIGASFTGKAAAEIEEKTSGNIQAHTLHSLLNNWDQHIKLDQASLLIVDEASMISSKQFASIIAHAQQTDTRVIFIGDTKQLQPIQAGQIFKDAIDKFGADVVLSENLRQQTSLAQEIVGSVKDYHQGINDNGVHQAFSSLSANDKIHEQSDFTSKAIKDYISNIQANKDTLLLTHKNDLKDTLNINIRDRLLDSNTHRFELTVREQINISQTDKFNSHSYEAGQSIFITAAIDNFKAGSEWQISSIDHENNSLNVINPKGYTESIDLSEHGNHISAFTEQTKEFAIGDKIVFEKNDYLIDVKNGQTGQIESYENGILSINKDNGDSVNFKPENYNYLDYGYALTVHKAQGQTCDTVQYVTESNDKMINSESFYVAMTRATDDINIYTDDADKLADRASIHENEISLHDMLENTNTHETEIDNQIEF from the coding sequence ATGAGCCTTGCTCGTTCTATATCAGCTTCAAACGCTGAAAAATACTATTATGAAAAAGACCCGCTCCTTAGTAAAGAACCTGAAGGCAACTCAAAATGGCAAGGACAAGGTGCTGAAAAGCTGGGGCTAAATGGACAAGTATCGAAAGATACCTTTGTAAAAATACTTGATGGTAGGCATCCAGAGACTGGTCAAAGGTTAGTTGCACTTGGAGTAAATGGTGAACACCGAGCTGGAATAGATTTTGTCTTCTCACCGCCTAAAAGCGTCTCTATATATGCATTACATGGCGGACACGCTGAAATACTCAAAGCTCATCAAGAAGCTGTCAGAGACACGATAAAACATATTGAGACCATTGTTACCTCAAGAAGCACGGAGAATGGTCAAACAAAATATCAGAATACTAGCAATGTTGTAGCCGCGACATTTATGCATTCCACATCCAGAGCCAATGATCCGCAGCTACATACACACGCAATAATTATGAACATGACAGAATCCAACGGAGAATGGAAAGCAGTCTCAAATGAATCCCTATTTATTTCTCAAAACATTATCAATCAGGTTTATCAGAACCATTTGGCTCAAAATATTGTTGAGCTTGGATATAGTATAGACCGCAGAGGATCGTCATTTGAGATATCTGGCTTTAAACAGGAGTGGATTGATCAATTCTCTAAAAGGTCAGATGAGGTCACAAAATACCTGAATGAAAATATTGATAAACTACGTGAACAGTATCCTGAAGCCTCAGAGCAGAAGTTAAAAGACTTAGCTATTTTGGCCAGCAGAGATGAAAAAGACAAATCCATTACCTCAGCAGAATTGAAAGACCTGTGGGAATCTCAGGTCAGCCGAGACAGCATAGAACAAGCCGTCTGTAATTCCATTGAGCAGCAACTTCAAAGCTACACATTAGAAAAGACAGCGGATCTTATTACAGAAAACCAGAACACTTTTACAAAAGAACTGTTCGCAGAAACATACCTCAAGCTAAATGTTGGCTCACGCACTATTGAAGATTTCAAAATAGAGCTCCAAAAGTCTCTTTCAAATGAACAAATTCAAAAAGTTGGAGAAGTCCCAACAAGAATAGGCGCTCGGACAATCAATTTACCGCAAGCGATCTACACAACAGCCAATGTAATAGAAACAGAAAAAGCGATTCTAAACACTATTGAAAACCAGAAGAGTATCAAATCATATATGACGGCTGAACTGGTGAGCCAGTATCTTGAAAACACCTCATTGACTGCTGGACAACAACAACTTGTAGAGCATATTGCAACTACAGATAAACGATTCTCATTTATTCAAGGAGACGCAGGAACGGGCAAAACATATGCTCTGGATATGGTTGCGAGCATCTTGCAGCAAGAATCTGAAGTTAAGATTATCGGAGCCTCATTCACAGGGAAAGCCGCCGCAGAAATTGAGGAAAAAACTAGCGGTAATATTCAGGCTCATACACTCCATAGCCTTCTGAACAACTGGGATCAGCATATTAAACTTGATCAAGCATCACTTCTTATCGTTGATGAAGCTTCGATGATTTCATCTAAGCAATTCGCATCTATTATTGCACATGCTCAACAAACTGACACCAGAGTCATATTTATAGGTGATACAAAACAGCTTCAGCCAATTCAGGCTGGGCAAATTTTCAAAGACGCTATCGACAAATTCGGTGCAGACGTAGTTCTCTCTGAGAATTTACGTCAACAGACCTCACTTGCTCAAGAGATAGTCGGATCGGTTAAAGATTACCACCAGGGAATAAATGATAATGGTGTACATCAAGCTTTTTCATCGTTATCTGCCAACGACAAAATTCATGAACAATCGGATTTCACCAGCAAAGCTATTAAAGACTATATTTCAAATATTCAGGCGAATAAGGATACCTTGCTTCTGACACATAAGAATGACCTTAAAGATACATTGAATATTAATATTAGAGATCGTCTATTAGATAGCAACACTCACCGTTTTGAACTCACTGTCAGAGAACAGATAAATATTAGCCAAACCGATAAATTTAATTCACACAGCTATGAAGCTGGACAGAGCATATTTATAACAGCAGCCATTGATAATTTTAAAGCTGGCTCAGAATGGCAGATTTCATCTATAGACCATGAAAACAACAGCCTTAATGTCATAAATCCCAAAGGCTACACTGAATCAATCGACCTATCGGAACACGGAAACCACATTTCAGCATTTACAGAGCAGACAAAAGAATTCGCCATAGGAGACAAAATAGTCTTCGAAAAGAATGATTACCTTATTGATGTCAAAAATGGGCAGACAGGGCAAATAGAGAGCTATGAGAACGGTATTCTCTCAATCAACAAAGACAACGGCGATTCAGTTAATTTCAAACCTGAAAACTATAATTACCTTGATTATGGGTACGCTCTGACAGTCCACAAAGCTCAGGGGCAGACATGCGACACTGTCCAGTATGTCACCGAATCTAACGACAAAATGATTAATTCTGAAAGCTTCTACGTGGCAATGACCAGAGCCACAGATGACATAAACATATACACCGATGACGCTGACAAACTCGCAGATCGGGCAAGCATTCATGAAAACGAAATATCGCTTCATGACATGCTTGAGAACACCAACACCCACGAAACAGAAATTGACAACCAGATAGAATTTTAA